From a region of the Roseivirga sp. 4D4 genome:
- a CDS encoding KpsF/GutQ family sugar-phosphate isomerase — MTELKLQKNIQTIAKETLLKEAEAIKNVIQYIDDDFEQAVLEILNMKGRLVVTGIGKSAIIANKIVATLNSTGTPSIFMHAADAIHGDLGIIQPDDIVMCISKSGNTEEIKLLIPLLKQTGAKTIGLVSNEDCFVAKHVDHVLKAIVSEEADPNNLAPTTSTTVHMAMGDALAVSLLEARGFTAQDFAKFHPGGALGKRLYLKVDDIYPKNELPIVHQTDLVKESILTISKKRLGAAAVINDSEELVGIFTDGDLRRMLEKYDDFSTLEIGQVMTHTPKTIEKGEYAIRALNEMREHDINQLIIIDNQKVVGFLHISDLINEGII; from the coding sequence GTGACTGAATTGAAGTTACAGAAAAATATTCAAACAATAGCCAAGGAAACGCTCCTCAAGGAAGCAGAGGCAATTAAGAATGTAATTCAGTATATCGATGATGATTTTGAGCAAGCCGTACTCGAAATACTGAATATGAAAGGCCGTTTGGTGGTGACAGGAATCGGTAAGAGTGCAATCATTGCCAATAAAATAGTGGCTACTTTAAATTCAACAGGCACTCCTTCTATATTCATGCATGCCGCAGATGCAATTCATGGCGACTTGGGTATCATCCAGCCAGACGATATAGTCATGTGTATTTCAAAAAGTGGGAATACTGAGGAGATCAAGTTGCTTATTCCACTTTTAAAACAGACAGGGGCCAAAACGATCGGCCTGGTCAGTAACGAAGACTGTTTTGTAGCAAAACATGTAGATCATGTATTAAAGGCTATCGTAAGCGAAGAAGCTGACCCCAATAACCTCGCCCCTACGACAAGTACCACTGTTCATATGGCTATGGGTGATGCACTGGCTGTTAGTTTGTTAGAAGCAAGAGGCTTTACAGCCCAAGACTTTGCCAAGTTTCATCCCGGAGGAGCTCTGGGCAAGAGGCTTTATCTGAAAGTAGATGATATCTACCCTAAGAACGAATTACCGATCGTGCACCAAACTGATTTGGTAAAAGAGAGCATTTTGACCATTTCAAAGAAACGTCTCGGTGCGGCTGCCGTTATAAATGACAGTGAGGAATTGGTCGGGATATTTACCGATGGAGATTTGAGGAGAATGCTAGAGAAGTATGACGATTTTTCTACTTTGGAAATAGGTCAGGTAATGACCCATACTCCGAAAACCATTGAAAAAGGAGAATACGCCATTAGGGCTTTGAATGAAATGCGCGAGCATGACATCAATCAATTAATCATTATTGACAACCAGAAGGTTGTAGGTTTCTTACACATAAGCGATTTAATCAACGAAGGAATTATTTAG
- a CDS encoding DUF2723 domain-containing protein gives MTDFKKINNLTGWGVFLVSLVTYILTIEETASFWDSGEFIAIAYKLEVSHPPGAPLFMLIGRLFSFLAFGDVTDVAFWINMSSAVASAFTILFLYWSIVMLGRKLVDAKIGEETDYQKLLLAGAGAVGALAFTFSDSFWFSAVEGEVYALSSFFTAVVFWAILKWELVKDESKANRWLVFIAYMLGLSTGIHLLGLVTLPALGLIYYFKKYENPTWVGGLVAIVASLGLIVLVNSIIIPGLPTLAGKFEITFVNTFGLPFGSGALFLTLAVIAGIIFGLRYTVKKDWVNLNTLILSVAFILIGYTCYAVILIRSRADPPIDQNNPEDVMTFVSYLKREQYGSRPLLNGQYYNAPQISASQGAPVYYKAEDSYKIADYKTEVEYDPEYTTFLPRMWSANPGHPETYMAKTGLRPGEKPSFGDNLYFMFTHQIGHMYLRYFMFNFSGRESDIQDASWLGPFASNEGVPETIRNNKGRNQYFMIPLLLGLIGFFFQFNKDPKRFSATLMLFILTGLALVIYLNSPPVEPRERDYIYVGSYYVFAFWIGFSVLAIGNAFAAKGRKSMVIGAIALGMLAPIIMASENWDDHDRSGRYLSVDSARNFLASCAPNAILFTGGDNDTFPLWYLQEVEGFRTDVRVVVLSYYQTSWYVDQTATKMNDSEGFPYSLTKDNYRDGTNDVLYIDENGAFKDRVIDLEDYIDVVRRDVAQFKVAFQSGNQLMSVPTGVGLNLNVDTAAVLNKGLIPDNLKKYVTPSMFFQFNRNQNGDLSSRFLDKGQMMMLDLIANNNWERPIYFNYTSVNSINFNVNPYLVQEGMAYRLLPVRKPANVRDLVNTEVMYDNIKNEMRFRGLDNPKANLNEDYRGFIQNHRSMITSLSDAFVTEGDTVRAKEMLDFGMEKMPVEAVPYDISSIGFVQGYFDIGETEKATNMAMEIANQFDSEVTYLQKNGRYNREFSIKSRGLRFIEALLTGNGKTAEADTVRQMLNAQNVRLGMDRSDF, from the coding sequence ATGACAGATTTTAAGAAGATCAACAATCTTACCGGCTGGGGAGTTTTTCTCGTTTCTTTGGTCACCTACATACTGACCATTGAGGAAACAGCCAGTTTTTGGGATAGTGGGGAGTTCATTGCCATAGCCTACAAGTTGGAGGTATCACACCCTCCTGGGGCTCCTTTGTTCATGTTGATTGGTCGTTTGTTTTCATTCCTTGCATTTGGAGACGTTACTGATGTGGCTTTTTGGATCAATATGTCCAGTGCGGTGGCATCGGCATTTACCATACTTTTCCTGTATTGGTCGATCGTCATGTTGGGGAGAAAATTGGTTGATGCCAAAATTGGTGAAGAGACTGACTATCAAAAATTACTGCTCGCAGGAGCCGGAGCGGTTGGTGCTTTGGCATTCACTTTTAGTGACTCTTTCTGGTTTTCAGCCGTGGAGGGCGAGGTTTATGCCTTGTCGTCATTCTTCACTGCTGTCGTCTTCTGGGCGATTCTGAAGTGGGAGTTGGTCAAAGACGAAAGCAAAGCCAATCGATGGTTAGTATTCATCGCTTACATGCTAGGACTGTCCACAGGTATTCACTTGTTAGGGCTTGTAACATTGCCTGCATTAGGATTGATTTATTACTTCAAGAAGTATGAAAACCCAACTTGGGTAGGAGGGCTGGTAGCCATTGTTGCGAGTTTGGGACTGATTGTTTTAGTCAACAGCATCATCATTCCTGGGCTACCTACGCTGGCAGGTAAGTTCGAGATTACCTTTGTCAATACATTTGGTTTACCATTTGGTTCGGGCGCGCTTTTTCTTACACTTGCAGTAATTGCAGGTATCATTTTCGGCCTGCGCTATACGGTGAAGAAGGATTGGGTAAACCTAAATACACTCATTCTTTCAGTAGCCTTTATCCTGATTGGTTACACGTGTTATGCTGTAATTCTGATTAGATCAAGAGCTGATCCGCCAATTGATCAAAACAACCCTGAGGATGTGATGACTTTCGTTTCTTACCTAAAAAGGGAGCAATACGGAAGCCGTCCATTGTTGAATGGCCAGTATTATAATGCTCCTCAAATCAGTGCGAGTCAGGGGGCTCCGGTTTATTACAAGGCTGAGGATAGCTACAAAATTGCTGACTATAAAACGGAGGTTGAGTATGATCCTGAGTATACCACTTTCCTACCGAGGATGTGGAGTGCAAACCCTGGTCATCCGGAGACTTATATGGCAAAAACTGGACTGAGACCTGGGGAGAAACCAAGCTTTGGTGATAACCTATACTTTATGTTCACTCATCAGATTGGACATATGTACCTGAGGTATTTTATGTTCAACTTCTCCGGTAGAGAAAGCGATATTCAAGATGCGAGTTGGTTAGGACCATTCGCCAGTAACGAAGGTGTTCCGGAGACCATTAGGAATAATAAGGGACGAAACCAGTATTTCATGATCCCGCTTTTACTGGGCCTAATTGGTTTCTTCTTCCAGTTCAATAAGGATCCAAAGCGTTTTTCAGCCACCCTTATGTTATTCATTCTAACGGGACTGGCTTTGGTAATTTATCTCAATTCGCCACCGGTCGAACCACGCGAAAGAGACTATATATATGTAGGCTCATACTATGTGTTTGCGTTCTGGATAGGATTCTCAGTTTTGGCAATCGGCAATGCTTTTGCCGCTAAGGGAAGAAAGTCTATGGTTATTGGAGCAATCGCGCTAGGTATGTTGGCACCTATTATTATGGCCTCAGAAAACTGGGATGACCATGACCGATCAGGTAGGTACTTGTCGGTTGATTCGGCAAGAAATTTCCTTGCATCCTGTGCGCCTAATGCCATCCTATTTACTGGTGGTGATAATGATACTTTCCCATTATGGTACTTACAGGAAGTAGAAGGTTTTAGAACTGACGTCAGGGTAGTGGTGCTGAGTTATTACCAAACGTCTTGGTATGTAGATCAGACAGCCACTAAGATGAATGACTCGGAAGGTTTTCCTTACTCCTTGACCAAAGATAATTACCGGGACGGAACGAATGATGTTCTATACATTGATGAGAACGGAGCCTTTAAAGACCGTGTAATAGACCTTGAAGATTACATTGACGTAGTGAGAAGAGATGTCGCTCAGTTTAAGGTAGCATTTCAATCTGGAAATCAGTTGATGTCAGTTCCGACTGGAGTAGGTTTGAATTTGAATGTGGATACTGCAGCGGTATTGAACAAAGGTTTGATACCAGACAATTTGAAAAAGTATGTGACACCATCTATGTTCTTTCAGTTCAATCGTAATCAAAATGGAGACCTATCCAGCAGATTCTTGGATAAGGGACAAATGATGATGCTTGACCTAATTGCAAACAACAATTGGGAGAGACCTATTTACTTTAACTATACTTCAGTCAACTCAATCAACTTCAATGTGAATCCTTATTTGGTACAAGAGGGGATGGCATACAGATTACTGCCTGTGAGAAAGCCAGCCAATGTGCGGGACTTGGTTAATACAGAGGTTATGTATGACAACATTAAGAATGAGATGCGTTTCAGAGGCCTTGATAATCCCAAGGCGAATTTAAATGAAGATTATAGAGGCTTTATACAAAACCATAGGTCTATGATCACTAGCCTCTCAGATGCATTCGTAACCGAAGGTGATACAGTTAGAGCCAAGGAGATGCTTGATTTTGGGATGGAAAAAATGCCGGTTGAGGCGGTACCATATGATATTTCATCTATCGGTTTTGTACAAGGGTATTTTGATATCGGTGAAACCGAAAAAGCTACTAATATGGCCATGGAAATCGCCAATCAGTTTGATAGCGAAGTGACCTATCTACAGAAGAATGGTAGATATAATAGAGAGTTTTCTATCAAGTCCAGAGGGCTTAGGTTCATAGAAGCCCTACTTACCGGTAATGGTAAGACGGCAGAAGCTGATACCGTGCGTCAGATGTTAAATGCACAAAACGTCAGATTAGGAATGGACAGAAGCGACTTTTAG
- a CDS encoding tetratricopeptide repeat protein yields the protein MRKYILYTFILASTLMQSTFAQSANNSSEYLLLNMPLQIEITDAVDNMYNFNFRKAEVDFNWLKYRYPEHPLPYFLYGISTWWQMLPNLEAETPLGDEFLAYMDTAIVKAKVLLEADENNVEAAFFLAGSYGFKGRYHSEKRNWGRAASAGKWALRYLEKTKGNEGFSPEILFGDALFNYYSIWIRENYPMLKPILLFFPKGEKQLGIEQMEQVSKNAFYTRIEAIYFLMRIKAFEEKKTYDALRLGEQVFTKYPNNAYFHRFYAQMLYTTGQYQKAELVAKDILKRIDAGQLGYEAVSGRYASFYLGHIHKKRSDHSMAQDYFQQVIDFSESTSSEDSGYYLTSQLYLAEYDDESQNYERALERISIIRSNTKRREQINKKARALRKEIRRKT from the coding sequence GTGAGAAAGTACATTTTATACACATTTATTCTGGCTAGCACCTTGATGCAAAGCACCTTTGCTCAAAGCGCGAACAACAGTAGCGAATACTTACTGCTGAACATGCCCCTGCAGATTGAAATTACTGATGCAGTGGATAATATGTACAACTTCAATTTCCGTAAAGCGGAAGTTGACTTCAATTGGCTAAAGTATCGATACCCAGAACATCCATTGCCTTATTTCTTGTATGGTATCAGCACTTGGTGGCAAATGCTTCCCAACCTTGAAGCCGAGACTCCTCTGGGAGATGAGTTCCTAGCTTATATGGACACAGCCATTGTCAAGGCAAAAGTGCTTTTAGAAGCAGATGAGAATAACGTAGAGGCCGCCTTCTTCCTGGCGGGATCATATGGTTTTAAAGGACGCTATCATTCTGAAAAAAGGAACTGGGGTCGGGCTGCGAGCGCTGGAAAGTGGGCTCTCAGGTACTTGGAAAAAACAAAAGGCAATGAAGGCTTCAGCCCGGAAATACTATTTGGGGATGCACTATTTAATTACTACTCTATATGGATTCGAGAAAACTATCCCATGCTCAAACCCATACTCCTGTTCTTTCCAAAAGGCGAAAAACAATTGGGTATTGAACAAATGGAGCAGGTCTCCAAAAACGCCTTTTACACGAGGATCGAGGCCATCTATTTCTTAATGAGGATCAAAGCCTTTGAAGAAAAGAAGACTTATGATGCTCTGAGACTTGGGGAGCAGGTTTTCACGAAGTACCCCAACAATGCATACTTTCATCGTTTCTATGCGCAAATGCTTTACACCACGGGCCAATATCAAAAAGCTGAGTTAGTTGCCAAGGACATTTTAAAGCGGATAGATGCAGGACAACTTGGCTATGAAGCTGTCAGTGGTCGTTATGCCAGCTTTTACCTAGGCCATATTCATAAGAAACGTAGTGACCATAGCATGGCACAAGACTACTTTCAGCAGGTGATTGATTTTTCAGAAAGCACTTCTTCAGAAGATTCTGGTTATTACCTTACCTCCCAACTTTACCTTGCCGAATATGATGACGAGTCTCAAAATTATGAGCGTGCTTTAGAAAGGATATCCATCATCAGAAGTAATACCAAAAGGAGAGAGCAAATTAATAAGAAAGCCAGGGCATTGAGGAAAGAAATCAGGCGAAAAACCTAA
- a CDS encoding class I SAM-dependent methyltransferase produces the protein MATYTTEIASDSIPSDNPIHQRLLKAYYLAKPYIKGDLLELGCGEGRGVDLLAPLADNYVALDKIQEVIEKLKAKHPELDFRQAVFPPFKEIGDNSFDTIVSFQVIEHVKADGDFLAEIFRVLKPGGKAILTTPNIKKTLSRNPWHVREYTASELTDLASKYFDKVEMKGVGGNEKVMAYYEENKRSVERITRFDIFNLQYRLPAPLLRIPYDILNRMNRNKLNTANTGLVSEISHEDYLLMENGDAALDLFLILEK, from the coding sequence ATGGCTACCTATACAACTGAAATTGCTTCTGATAGTATCCCTTCGGATAACCCTATACATCAACGTTTGTTGAAGGCCTATTATTTAGCCAAACCTTATATAAAAGGTGATTTGCTGGAATTAGGCTGTGGCGAAGGTCGAGGAGTTGATTTGCTGGCCCCTTTGGCCGACAACTACGTGGCCCTTGACAAAATCCAGGAAGTCATTGAAAAACTGAAGGCCAAGCACCCTGAATTAGATTTTAGACAAGCCGTTTTTCCTCCATTCAAAGAAATCGGGGACAATAGTTTTGATACCATTGTCAGTTTTCAAGTGATAGAACACGTAAAAGCAGATGGTGATTTTCTTGCCGAAATATTCAGAGTACTAAAACCAGGAGGAAAAGCCATACTCACAACCCCGAATATTAAAAAAACGCTCAGCCGAAACCCATGGCATGTCAGAGAATACACCGCTTCTGAACTTACTGATTTGGCTAGTAAGTACTTCGACAAAGTTGAGATGAAAGGCGTTGGTGGAAATGAAAAAGTGATGGCTTATTATGAAGAAAATAAGCGATCGGTTGAACGCATTACCCGCTTTGACATTTTTAACTTACAATATAGACTTCCAGCTCCGCTTCTTAGAATTCCTTATGACATTCTAAACAGGATGAACAGGAATAAGCTCAATACAGCCAATACTGGCCTTGTCTCAGAAATTAGTCATGAGGACTATTTGCTAATGGAGAATGGCGATGCGGCGCTAGACCTTTTCTTGATCTTGGAAAAATAA
- a CDS encoding mannose-1-phosphate guanylyltransferase, with amino-acid sequence MPNNYVVIMAGGIGSRFWPYSRAEKPKQFLDVLGTGRSLIQMTYDRFLNISSSDRIYVVTNTRYKDLVKEQLPDLSDDQILLEPIGRNTSAAVAYPAFKIKQRDPEGVMIVAPSDHVVFKEKVFQDNINTAVKAAKGSEKLITLGIVPSRPETGYGYIQYHSSPLKKVKKVKTFTEKPELELAKKFVDSGDFVWNAGIFIWSIDTITKAFHEYLKDMAVIFEEGSQKYYTDQEQVFIDTAYSQCKSISIDYGIMEKASDVYMVKGKFDWSDLGSWDSLHEIKEKDGANNVIEGNAILYDTKNSFVKGPDDTLIVAQDLDGYLITKSDNVILICKKDAEKKFRDFLNDAKGKGEQFT; translated from the coding sequence ATGCCAAATAATTATGTAGTCATCATGGCCGGTGGAATCGGCAGTAGGTTTTGGCCCTATAGCCGCGCTGAAAAGCCTAAGCAGTTCCTTGATGTTTTGGGCACCGGAAGGTCTTTAATACAAATGACCTATGACCGTTTCTTGAACATCTCCTCAAGTGATAGGATTTACGTTGTTACCAACACTCGGTATAAAGACTTGGTAAAGGAACAATTGCCAGATTTGAGTGACGACCAAATCCTACTGGAACCCATCGGACGCAATACATCTGCAGCTGTAGCATATCCGGCCTTTAAGATTAAGCAGCGAGATCCCGAAGGTGTAATGATTGTAGCACCATCCGATCATGTCGTTTTCAAGGAGAAGGTTTTTCAAGATAACATTAATACGGCCGTTAAGGCTGCCAAAGGATCAGAAAAACTGATCACTTTAGGTATTGTCCCTTCTCGCCCAGAGACAGGCTATGGCTACATTCAGTACCACTCCAGTCCACTAAAAAAGGTGAAAAAAGTGAAAACCTTCACCGAAAAGCCTGAATTAGAACTCGCTAAGAAGTTTGTAGACAGTGGTGATTTCGTTTGGAATGCTGGCATCTTTATTTGGTCAATTGACACGATCACTAAGGCTTTCCATGAGTACTTAAAGGACATGGCAGTCATATTTGAGGAAGGATCTCAAAAATACTACACTGATCAAGAGCAGGTTTTCATTGATACGGCCTATTCGCAATGCAAGAGCATTTCAATTGATTACGGCATTATGGAAAAGGCATCTGATGTCTATATGGTCAAAGGCAAATTTGACTGGTCAGACTTGGGTAGTTGGGATTCATTGCACGAAATCAAGGAAAAAGATGGTGCCAATAACGTAATTGAAGGGAACGCCATCTTATATGACACAAAGAATTCCTTTGTCAAAGGACCTGATGATACGCTAATCGTAGCGCAAGACCTAGATGGCTATCTAATCACCAAATCAGATAATGTGATCTTGATTTGTAAGAAGGATGCGGAGAAAAAATTTCGTGATTTCTTAAATGATGCCAAGGGCAAAGGAGAGCAGTTTACTTAG
- a CDS encoding phosphoribosyltransferase family protein: MHQERKRILEHSQILQIIKRMAYEIYEQNHKTEELFFAGIDTNGVIISELLKKEIEKISDIRIQLIRVDIDKSATSQPQVSFSAQPEVSDFTLIVIDDVLNSGGTMIYALDPFLKMNVSKIQTAVLVNRSHKRFPIAVDYKGFELGTTIQEHIDVKLDDEYSAFLY; the protein is encoded by the coding sequence ATGCATCAAGAAAGAAAACGCATCTTAGAACACTCCCAAATCCTTCAGATTATCAAAAGGATGGCTTATGAGATTTACGAGCAAAATCATAAGACTGAGGAGTTATTTTTTGCAGGCATTGACACCAATGGTGTTATAATTTCCGAACTACTGAAAAAAGAAATTGAAAAAATTTCTGATATTCGCATCCAACTCATCCGAGTGGATATCGATAAATCCGCAACGAGCCAACCTCAAGTAAGTTTTTCTGCTCAACCTGAAGTGTCAGATTTCACACTGATTGTGATCGATGATGTCTTGAATTCAGGAGGAACCATGATTTATGCATTGGACCCTTTCCTGAAAATGAATGTATCTAAAATTCAAACCGCAGTGTTGGTCAATAGAAGTCACAAAAGATTTCCGATTGCCGTGGACTACAAAGGCTTTGAACTAGGCACAACCATTCAAGAACACATTGATGTAAAATTAGATGATGAATATTCGGCCTTTTTGTATTAA
- a CDS encoding GWxTD domain-containing protein: protein MIRLSSICILLFLAMGLMAQVRMSSAEISYLYNQENEFLVQHKVASSEDRVKVYLRFILNSGNVKISDYRISYDLRASYIDEKAVNSSVTIDSANVVDVAFRQYVYAFEFEKESNDNLIVIDFYNAARDKRFSLDIPLKIKDWTPASHLIFQANKDIPYFDKYINKDFPIRIVNVFDNSDSFEINGVNSNKNVAMPPFDDSDMQTASDIPLDTLYGVTNGEEFRFYNNGFHTIRSSSQPEKELGIIVTDEVHPYFDNYRDLIDPLIYVSTNDEFKDMQAATDDREAFEAFVSNTISSNEQIGKDFIKYYYRRVRKSARLFSENQAGWKTDRGMIYQVFGNPAQVFRNESTELWVYPSSTGGRVKYIFDIVVEDGITKYKLIRDKRYRENWMRAVTQWRSGRIIE from the coding sequence ATGATACGTCTAAGCTCAATATGTATTCTGCTATTCTTGGCTATGGGGCTAATGGCTCAGGTCAGGATGAGCTCTGCCGAAATTAGCTATCTCTATAATCAGGAAAATGAATTTCTGGTGCAGCACAAGGTGGCTTCCTCTGAGGATCGAGTAAAAGTCTATTTAAGATTCATCCTAAACAGCGGGAATGTTAAGATTTCAGATTATCGCATCTCATACGATTTGCGAGCAAGCTATATAGATGAAAAAGCAGTTAACTCGTCAGTCACCATAGATTCAGCCAATGTAGTGGACGTTGCCTTCAGGCAATATGTTTATGCATTCGAATTTGAGAAGGAGTCTAATGATAATCTCATTGTGATTGACTTTTATAATGCAGCACGCGACAAGCGATTTAGCTTGGATATACCTCTGAAAATTAAAGACTGGACTCCGGCATCCCATCTAATCTTTCAGGCCAATAAAGACATACCTTATTTCGACAAATACATTAACAAAGACTTTCCGATTAGGATAGTCAACGTCTTTGATAACTCAGACAGCTTTGAAATCAATGGTGTGAATAGCAATAAGAATGTGGCTATGCCTCCATTCGATGATTCTGATATGCAGACTGCCTCTGATATTCCTTTAGATACTCTTTATGGAGTTACCAATGGTGAGGAGTTTCGATTCTACAACAACGGGTTTCATACGATCAGATCGTCCTCCCAACCAGAAAAGGAATTAGGTATCATTGTTACAGACGAGGTTCATCCATATTTTGATAACTATCGAGATTTGATCGATCCTTTGATTTATGTCAGTACTAATGATGAGTTTAAGGATATGCAGGCAGCCACTGATGATCGCGAGGCATTCGAAGCCTTTGTGAGCAATACTATTTCTTCCAACGAGCAAATCGGCAAAGATTTCATTAAGTATTATTACAGACGAGTTAGAAAATCAGCACGGCTTTTTTCTGAGAACCAGGCGGGCTGGAAAACAGATCGAGGCATGATCTATCAAGTATTTGGGAACCCTGCCCAAGTATTTAGAAATGAAAGCACAGAGCTTTGGGTTTATCCATCAAGCACGGGAGGCCGTGTGAAATATATCTTTGATATAGTAGTCGAGGACGGAATTACTAAATACAAATTGATCAGAGATAAGCGGTACAGGGAGAACTGGATGCGGGCCGTCACACAGTGGAGGTCAGGCAGAATAATAGAATAA
- a CDS encoding Lrp/AsnC family transcriptional regulator yields MNLNLKLDKIDRKILDILQANAKITNAQLSKEIGLSPAPTLERVKKLENSGIIKSYHAKLDTDKIGMGVSTFVYATLKGHNKQNIEIFIDAINGIEEVIECHHVTGSGDFVLKVIAQDISSYQKLMLEKVSDISVVDNLQSMVILSTFKDSKVMPIPE; encoded by the coding sequence ATGAACCTCAATCTAAAATTAGATAAAATCGACCGTAAGATTTTGGACATCCTTCAGGCCAATGCCAAAATCACCAATGCCCAGTTATCAAAAGAGATCGGTCTGTCACCAGCCCCAACCTTAGAACGTGTTAAAAAGCTGGAAAACTCAGGAATCATTAAGAGTTACCACGCCAAGCTCGATACCGATAAGATCGGCATGGGTGTCAGTACTTTTGTCTATGCTACGCTAAAGGGACACAACAAGCAAAATATTGAAATCTTCATAGATGCTATCAATGGTATTGAAGAAGTAATAGAATGCCATCACGTTACAGGTTCGGGCGATTTCGTCCTAAAAGTAATTGCTCAGGATATCTCTTCTTACCAAAAATTAATGTTGGAAAAAGTGAGTGATATTTCTGTAGTTGACAACTTGCAGTCCATGGTGATACTGTCTACTTTTAAAGACAGCAAGGTGATGCCTATACCTGAATAG
- the rlmB gene encoding 23S rRNA (guanosine(2251)-2'-O)-methyltransferase RlmB, whose amino-acid sequence MRSNSSSDFIYGTRAIIEAIESGKEVDKLFVQKDVRNELSSELLKLCRDLSIPVQRVPVEKLNRITRKNHQGAIAYLSSVSFASLDNLISEAYGKGENPLFIMLDRVTDVRNFGAIARTAECAGVHGIIVPSRGTAQIGSDAMKTSAGALNYIPVCRAENLKLTIKDLQENGIQIVACSEKATETIYEKDFSVPVVLLMGSEEDGISPEYLKLCDGHAKLPITGNIESLNVSVATGIIAYEAVRQRAK is encoded by the coding sequence ATGCGATCAAACTCATCTTCAGACTTCATTTATGGCACCCGTGCTATCATAGAAGCGATTGAATCAGGCAAAGAAGTAGACAAGTTGTTTGTTCAAAAAGACGTTCGGAACGAGTTGTCTTCGGAACTCTTAAAGCTATGCAGAGACTTGTCAATTCCAGTGCAAAGGGTGCCTGTTGAGAAGCTTAATCGAATCACCAGGAAGAATCACCAGGGTGCAATTGCCTATCTGTCTTCTGTCAGTTTTGCTTCACTCGACAATTTGATTTCTGAAGCATATGGTAAAGGAGAAAATCCTCTATTCATTATGCTTGATAGGGTCACAGATGTGAGAAACTTCGGTGCCATAGCAAGAACAGCTGAATGTGCTGGTGTCCATGGAATTATTGTGCCAAGCAGAGGGACTGCTCAAATCGGCTCGGATGCAATGAAAACTTCGGCCGGAGCGCTTAATTACATACCCGTTTGTCGCGCTGAAAACCTCAAGTTGACCATTAAGGACTTACAAGAGAATGGCATTCAGATAGTAGCATGCTCTGAGAAAGCTACTGAGACCATATATGAAAAGGATTTTTCCGTACCTGTAGTCTTGTTGATGGGTTCAGAGGAAGATGGTATTTCACCTGAGTACTTAAAACTTTGTGATGGACATGCGAAATTACCCATTACAGGTAATATCGAATCTCTAAACGTTTCAGTGGCAACAGGTATAATCGCTTATGAGGCAGTAAGGCAAAGGGCTAAGTAA